CGGACTGGCCTGAGGCGCCCCAACAGGGCTACCGAAAAAATATCGAGCAAGCGCTCCAGACTTATCCTGATTCGCAGATGGTAGTGGATGAGGCTGGATACTCATTTGTTATCCCCATGGTTTGGCCCATATTGCCGAAGACTTGCCTTTAGAAGCCTCCGGTATTTAAGCGCCGTTCCTAAAAACTTCCCGCCTGTTTGCGTTAGCGCAAAGACATCTTCCTTCTTTTTAGACATACTGGTCTTTAAGGTGAGGAGAGGTGTTTATGGAGCAGCCAAAGCTTGAGTCCGATTTAACTGTGGCCGACGTGCTGGCTCGTTGGCCGCAAACGATTTTATTTTTTTGCGTCACCGGATGGTTTGCGTGGGTTGTCCTATCGCTCCTTTTGAAACCCTGGTCGAGGTAGCGACGATCTATGATCTGGGCCTGAGTTGTTTTTTAAATGAGTTGGAACAGAACATTGACCAGACTGAGATACAGTCCTGATGTCAGTCACTCTGCAAATTCATATCATAAACATAATGGAGATTAAAAACAATGAAAAAAGTAGATGCATTAATTATTGGTAGTAGCGCCGCCGGATTTGCCGCGGCCATCACCGCCCGGCGCCACTATCCCGATGCCAGCCTGGCCCTGATTCGCCAGGAAGAAAAGACGTTGGTTCCCTGCGGTATTCCCTATATCTTTGGCACCCTGGGTTCACCCGAAAAGAACCTGATGCCCGACCCGGCCCTGGCCAGCAATAAGGTTGATTTGATCATTGGCAAAGCCACGGCCATTGATCGTGAGGCAAAAACCGTTGCCCTGGATTCAGGAGAGCAAGTAGGTTACGAAAAGCTGCTCTTAACCACTGGATCGGTGCCCCTTGTGCCGCCCATCCCTGGAGCCGATCTGGAAAACGTGTTTTCCATCAAAAAAGATGTGGCCTATCTGGACCATCTACTGGAGGTCTTAAAAAAGGCCAAGGATATA
The nucleotide sequence above comes from Anaerolineae bacterium. Encoded proteins:
- a CDS encoding FAD-dependent oxidoreductase, whose amino-acid sequence is MKKVDALIIGSSAAGFAAAITARRHYPDASLALIRQEEKTLVPCGIPYIFGTLGSPEKNLMPDPALASNKVDLIIGKATAIDREAKTVALDSGEQVGYEKLLLTTGSVPLVPPIPGADLENVFSIKKDVAYLDHLLEVLKKAKDI